Proteins encoded in a region of the Elaeis guineensis isolate ETL-2024a chromosome 7, EG11, whole genome shotgun sequence genome:
- the LOC105049340 gene encoding zinc finger CCCH domain-containing protein 40, with product MAHRLLRDAQADGWERSDFPIICESCLGDNPYVRMTRADYDKECKICTRPFTVFRWRPGRDARYKKTEICQTCCKLKNVCQVCLLDLDYGLPVQVRDTALSINSNDAIPKSDVNREYFAEEHDRRARAGIDYESSYGKVRPNDTILKLQRTTPYYKRNRAHVCSFYARGECTRGAECPYRHEMPVTGELSQQNIKDRYYGVNDPVALKLLSKAGEMPSLTPPDDESIRTLYVGGLDARITEQDLRDHFYAHGEIESIRMVLQRACAFVTYTTREGAEKAAEELANKLVIKGMRLKLMWGRPQASKPEGEVPDDEAARQGLMAHGGMLPRAVISQQQSNQQPQPPGTQDQQQPPLHYFNIPAPPPAERTFYPSMDPQRMGAVVPSQESSDGKGGSDKQPAQQQGLLRAPNSSGQAFPVLPPHLQGQYPQYYAPFGYMAPPYQQQYPPYQSMMAPPPPPPAPPAVQQYPPEILLPGNQKELSTVRAKIPV from the exons ATGGCGCATCGGTTGCTTAGAGACGCGCAGGCCGACGGATGGGAGCGCTCCGACTTCCCCATCATCTGCGAATCGTGCCTCGGTGACAACCCCTATGTTCGAATG ACAAGGGCAGATTATGACAAGGAGTGTAAGATCTGCACACGGCCATTTACAGTCTTCAGGTGGAGACCGGGACGTGATGCAAGATACAAAAAGACAGAGATCTGCCAGACATGCTGTAAGCTGAAAAATGTGTGCCAGGTCTGCCTCCTGGATCTTGACTATGGGTTGCCTGTTCAGGTTCGGGACACTGCCTTGTCGATCAATTCCAATGATGCAATCCCAAAGAGCGACGTGAATAGGGAGTACTTTGCAGAAGAGCATGACCGCAGG GCTAGAGCTGGCATTGATTATGAGTCTTCATATGGAAAGGTGCGTCCAAATGACACCATTTTAAAGCTTCAAAGGACAACACCGTATTACAAAAGGAATCGCGCACATGTCTGTAGCTTTTATGCGCGTGGTGAATGCACACGTGGTGCTGAATGTCCGTATCGGCATGAGATGCCTGTTACTGGGGAGTTATCCCAGCAGAACATAAAAGATCGGTATTATGG AGTGAATGACCCAGTCGCTCTGAAGCTCTTAAGCAAGGCAGGTGAGATGCCATCTCTGACTCCCCCAGATGATGAGAGCATTAGGACACTGTACGTTGGGGGCCTTGATGCCCGAATCACCGAGCAGGATCTGAGGGATCACTTCTATGCCCATGGTGAGATTGAGTCGATCAGGATGGTGCTCCAAAGAGCTTGTGCCTTTGTGACGTACACAACAAGAGAAGGAGCAGAGAAGGCTGCAGAGGAGCTAGCCAACAAGCTTGTTATTAAAGGAATGCGTCTGAAGCTGATGTGGGGAAGGCCACAGGCCTCCAAACCAGAGGGCGAGGTACCAGATGATGAGGCTGCAAGGCAAGGGCTCATGGCACATGGAGGGATGCTTCCAAGGGCTGTTATATCCCAGCAACAAAGCAACCAGCAGCCTCAACCACCAGGCACACAGGACCAACAGCAGCCACCACTGCACTACTTCAACATTCCAGCGCCACCCCCAGCGGAACGAACCTTCTACCCCTCGATGGATCCTCAGAGAATGGGTGCTGTAGTACCGTCCCAGGAATCTAGTGATGGCAAAGGGGGTTCAGACAAGCAGCCAGCACAGCAGCAGGGACTGCTGCGAGCACCAAATAGCTCAGGGCAAGCATTCCCTGTTTTGCCGCCACATCTTCAGGGCCAGTACCCACAGTATTATGCACCATTTGGGTACATGGCCCCACCATATCAGCAGCAGTATCCTCCTTACCAGTCAATGATGGCTCCACCCCCACCTCCGCCTGCACCTCCTGCAGTGCAGCAGTACCCTCCAG AGATATTGTTGCCAGGCAATCAGAAGGAGCTTTCCACCGTGAGAGCAAAAATTCCTGTTTGA